The following are encoded together in the Pseudomonas maumuensis genome:
- the gyrA gene encoding DNA gyrase subunit A, translating to MGELAKEILPVNIEDELRQSYLDYAMSVIVGRALPDARDGLKPVHRRVLYAMSELGNDWNKPYKKSARVVGDVIGKYHPHGDTAVYDTIVRMAQPFSLRYLLVDGQGNFGSVDGDNAAAMRYTEVRMSKLAHELLADLHKETVDWVPNYDGTEQIPAVMPTKIPNLLVNGSSGIAVGMATNIPPHNLGEVIDGCLALIDNSDITVDELMQFIPGPDFPTAGLINGRQGIIEAYRTGRGRIYMRARSEIEDIDKVGGRQQIVVTELPYQLNKARLIEKIAELVKEKKIEGITELRDESDKDGMRIVIELRRGEVPEVVLNNLYQQTQLQSVFGINIVALIDGRPRLLNLKDLLEAFVRHRREVVTRRTVFELRKARERGHILEGQAVALSNIDPVIALIKASPTPSEAKEALISTAWESSAVQVMVERAGAESCRPEDLPEQYGLREGKYYLSPEQAQAILELRLHRLTGLEHEKLLAEYQEILEQIGELIRILSSAERLMEVIREELEAIRAEYGDARRTEILNASHDLNYGDMIPEEERVVTISHGGYAKTQPLSAYQAQRRGGKGKSATGVKDEDYIEHLLVANSHATLLLFSSKGKVYWKKTYEIPEASRAARGRPLVNLLPLEEGERITAMLQVDLEALQQSADADEELEDAEDTVLEGELVEAEEIDEEDGDTPEWLAEPTGAYIFMATASGTVKKTPLVQFARPRSNGLIALKLKEGDTLIAAAITDGAKEVMMFSDAGKVIRFAESVVREMGRNARGVRGMKLGKGQQIISMLIPESGAQILTASERGFGKRTPLSKFPRRGRGGQGVIAMGTKGRNGLLIGAIQVQEGEEIMLISDQGTLVRTRVGEVSSLSRNTQGVTLIKLASDETLVGLERVQEPSEEELDELVETDEEGAPLDAVGEDDAGVEEAPQE from the coding sequence ATGGGCGAACTGGCCAAAGAAATCCTCCCGGTCAATATCGAAGACGAACTGAGACAGTCTTACCTCGACTACGCGATGAGCGTTATTGTCGGGCGAGCGCTGCCCGATGCGCGTGACGGCTTGAAGCCCGTGCATCGCCGCGTTCTGTATGCGATGAGCGAACTGGGCAACGACTGGAACAAGCCGTACAAGAAATCCGCCCGTGTGGTCGGTGACGTGATCGGTAAGTACCACCCGCACGGCGACACCGCCGTGTACGACACCATCGTGCGCATGGCCCAGCCATTCTCGCTGCGCTATCTGCTGGTCGATGGCCAGGGCAACTTCGGCTCGGTGGACGGCGACAACGCCGCGGCCATGCGATACACCGAAGTGCGCATGTCCAAGCTGGCCCATGAGCTGCTGGCCGACCTGCACAAAGAGACCGTCGACTGGGTACCGAACTACGACGGTACCGAGCAGATCCCGGCGGTCATGCCGACCAAGATCCCCAACCTGCTGGTCAACGGTTCCAGCGGTATCGCCGTGGGCATGGCCACCAACATCCCGCCGCACAACCTCGGCGAAGTGATCGACGGCTGCCTGGCGCTGATCGACAACTCCGACATCACGGTCGATGAGCTGATGCAGTTCATCCCGGGGCCGGACTTTCCGACAGCGGGCCTGATCAATGGTCGCCAAGGCATCATCGAGGCCTATCGCACCGGTCGTGGCCGCATCTATATGCGTGCCCGCTCCGAGATCGAAGATATCGACAAGGTCGGTGGCCGCCAGCAGATCGTCGTCACCGAACTCCCGTACCAGTTGAACAAGGCGCGTCTGATCGAGAAGATCGCCGAGCTGGTCAAAGAGAAGAAGATCGAAGGCATCACCGAGCTGCGCGACGAGTCCGACAAGGACGGCATGCGCATCGTCATCGAGCTGCGCCGCGGCGAGGTGCCGGAGGTGGTGCTCAACAACCTCTACCAGCAGACCCAGCTGCAGAGCGTGTTCGGCATCAACATCGTCGCCCTGATCGACGGTCGTCCGCGCCTGCTGAACCTGAAAGACCTGCTCGAGGCTTTCGTTCGTCACCGTCGCGAGGTGGTCACCCGCCGCACCGTGTTCGAGCTGCGCAAGGCCCGCGAGCGTGGCCATATCCTTGAAGGCCAGGCGGTCGCGCTGTCCAACATCGACCCGGTCATCGCCCTGATCAAAGCCTCGCCGACGCCGTCCGAAGCCAAGGAAGCGCTGATCAGCACGGCCTGGGAGTCCAGCGCGGTACAGGTCATGGTCGAGCGCGCCGGTGCCGAGTCGTGCCGTCCGGAAGATCTGCCGGAGCAGTACGGCCTGCGTGAAGGCAAGTACTACCTGTCGCCAGAGCAGGCCCAGGCCATCCTGGAGCTGCGCCTGCACCGCCTGACCGGCCTCGAGCACGAGAAGCTGCTGGCCGAGTACCAGGAGATCCTCGAGCAGATCGGCGAGCTGATCCGCATCCTCAGCAGCGCCGAGCGCCTGATGGAAGTGATCCGCGAAGAGCTTGAAGCGATCCGCGCCGAGTACGGCGATGCCCGTCGCACCGAAATCCTCAATGCCAGCCACGACCTCAACTACGGCGACATGATCCCGGAAGAAGAGCGTGTAGTGACCATTTCCCACGGCGGCTACGCGAAAACGCAACCGCTGTCCGCCTACCAGGCCCAGCGCCGCGGCGGCAAGGGCAAGTCGGCTACCGGCGTCAAGGACGAGGACTACATCGAGCACCTGCTGGTCGCCAACAGCCACGCCACCCTGCTGCTGTTCTCCAGCAAGGGCAAGGTGTACTGGAAGAAGACCTACGAAATCCCCGAGGCCTCTCGCGCCGCCCGCGGCCGTCCGCTGGTCAACCTGTTGCCGCTGGAGGAAGGTGAGCGCATCACCGCCATGCTGCAGGTCGACCTGGAGGCCTTGCAGCAGAGCGCTGACGCCGACGAAGAGCTGGAGGACGCGGAAGACACCGTGCTCGAAGGCGAACTGGTCGAGGCCGAGGAAATCGACGAGGAAGATGGCGACACGCCTGAGTGGCTGGCAGAGCCGACCGGCGCCTACATCTTCATGGCGACCGCTTCCGGTACTGTTAAAAAGACCCCGCTGGTGCAGTTCGCCCGTCCGCGCTCCAACGGCCTGATCGCCTTGAAGCTCAAGGAAGGTGACACCCTGATCGCCGCCGCCATCACCGACGGTGCCAAGGAAGTCATGATGTTCTCCGACGCCGGCAAGGTGATCCGTTTCGCCGAAAGCGTGGTCCGCGAGATGGGTCGTAACGCCCGTGGCGTGCGTGGCATGAAACTGGGCAAGGGCCAGCAGATCATCTCCATGCTGATTCCGGAGTCCGGCGCGCAGATCCTCACCGCCTCCGAGCGCGGCTTCGGCAAGCGCACTCCGCTGTCCAAGTTCCCGCGTCGTGGCCGTGGCGGCCAGGGCGTGATCGCCATGGGTACCAAGGGCCGCAACGGCTTGCTGATCGGTGCGATCCAGGTGCAGGAAGGTGAAGAGATCATGCTGATCTCCGACCAAGGTACCCTGGTGCGTACGCGGGTCGGTGAGGTCTCCAGCCTGAGCCGTAACACCCAGGGTGTGACGCTGATCAAGCTGGCCAGCGACGAGACGTTGGTGGGCCTTGAGCGTGTCCAGGAACCATCCGAGGAAGAGCTCGACGAGCTGGTCGAGACGGACGAGGAGGGCGCCCCGCTCGATGCGGTGGGCGAGGACGACGCAGGCGTCGAAGAGGCGCCTCAGGAATAA
- the mtnA gene encoding S-methyl-5-thioribose-1-phosphate isomerase: MREQLMAAETVTGIEWRDGVLHLLDQRLLPLEQSWLACTEAAEVAEAISDMAVRGAPAIGICAAYGLVLALRRRLAEGENWEESLEEDFMMLGEARPTPANLFWALNRMRERLQRLRPDEDVLKVMEAEAVAIHQSDREANLTMAQFGVEQIRRHQGSEQALLTHGNAGALATGGFGTALGVIRAATLEGMVEQVYACESRPWLQGSRLTAWELAADGVPVTVVADAAAGHLMKTKGITWVVVGADCIAANGDVAAKIGTYQMAVAAMHHGLRFMVVAPSTSIDLNLPTGEDIPLEIRGEEELLEVSGIQVTADVEAYNPIVDVTPADLIDVIVTEKGVVERPDTPKIAQLMCRKRLH, translated from the coding sequence ATGCGCGAGCAACTGATGGCGGCGGAGACAGTGACGGGCATCGAGTGGCGCGATGGCGTGCTGCACCTGCTCGACCAGCGCTTGCTGCCGCTTGAGCAGTCCTGGCTGGCCTGCACCGAGGCCGCCGAGGTGGCTGAGGCGATCAGCGACATGGCTGTGCGTGGCGCTCCAGCGATCGGCATCTGTGCTGCCTACGGCCTGGTGCTGGCGCTGCGCCGTCGCCTCGCCGAAGGCGAGAACTGGGAGGAGTCCCTTGAAGAAGACTTCATGATGCTGGGCGAGGCGCGACCCACCCCGGCCAACCTGTTCTGGGCGCTCAATCGCATGCGTGAGCGCCTGCAGCGCCTGCGCCCAGATGAGGACGTACTGAAGGTGATGGAGGCCGAGGCGGTGGCGATTCACCAGAGCGATCGCGAGGCCAACCTGACCATGGCCCAGTTCGGTGTCGAACAGATCCGCCGGCACCAGGGCAGCGAACAGGCCCTGCTCACCCACGGCAACGCCGGAGCCCTGGCCACCGGTGGCTTCGGCACCGCCCTGGGGGTGATCCGCGCCGCCACCCTGGAGGGGATGGTCGAGCAGGTCTATGCCTGCGAGTCGCGGCCATGGCTGCAGGGTTCGCGCCTGACCGCCTGGGAGCTGGCCGCCGACGGTGTGCCGGTGACCGTGGTCGCCGACGCCGCGGCCGGGCACCTGATGAAAACCAAGGGCATCACCTGGGTGGTGGTCGGCGCCGACTGCATTGCCGCCAATGGCGATGTGGCGGCGAAGATCGGCACCTACCAGATGGCGGTGGCGGCCATGCACCATGGGCTGCGCTTCATGGTGGTGGCGCCGAGCACCAGCATCGATCTGAACCTGCCCACCGGCGAGGATATCCCGCTGGAGATTCGCGGCGAGGAGGAGTTGCTGGAAGTGTCGGGCATCCAGGTAACCGCCGATGTCGAGGCCTATAACCCGATAGTCGACGTCACGCCGGCCGACCTGATCGATGTGATCGTCACCGAGAAGGGCGTGGTCGAGCGCCCGGACACGCCGAAAATCGCCCAGTTGATGTGCCGAAAACGCCTCCATTGA
- a CDS encoding TRZ/ATZ family hydrolase, producing MPTATPLLDLLLVPDWLVPVEPAGVVLEGHALGIRDGQIAWLGPRERAPQARDVRTLPDCLLTPGLVNAHGHAAMALFRGLADDLPLMTWLQEHIWPAEGRWVDEAFVRDGTDLAIAEQLKGGITCFADMYFYPREACDRVHRSGIRAQIAVPLLDFPIPGARSPDEALHLAIELFGDLRHHPRISIALGPHAPYTVSDENLEKIRVIADQLDAPLHMHIHETASEVEQALKDNGERPLARLARLGLLGPNLQAVHMTQVSDDDLALLVESNTSVIHCPESNLKLASGFCPVERLWQAGVNVAVGTDGAASNNDLDLLGETRTAALLAKAVSGSATALDAHRALRMATLNGARALGLEAITGSLEVGKSADLAIFDLSGLAQQPVHDPVSQLIYATGRDCVKDVWVAGQQLVEDRRLTRMDEAALAANARAWGARIGGRNE from the coding sequence ATGCCCACCGCCACTCCCCTCCTCGACCTGCTGCTTGTGCCGGACTGGTTGGTTCCCGTGGAGCCGGCCGGGGTCGTGCTGGAGGGCCATGCGCTGGGCATCCGCGACGGTCAGATCGCCTGGCTAGGCCCACGCGAGCGGGCGCCGCAGGCCCGAGACGTGCGGACGCTGCCCGACTGCCTGCTGACGCCCGGGCTGGTCAATGCCCATGGCCACGCCGCCATGGCCCTGTTCCGCGGCCTGGCCGACGACCTGCCGCTGATGACCTGGCTACAGGAGCACATCTGGCCCGCCGAGGGCCGGTGGGTGGACGAAGCCTTCGTGCGCGACGGCACCGACCTGGCCATCGCCGAACAGCTCAAGGGCGGCATCACCTGCTTCGCCGACATGTATTTCTATCCCCGCGAGGCCTGCGACCGCGTACACCGCAGCGGTATCCGCGCGCAGATCGCCGTGCCGCTGCTGGATTTCCCCATCCCCGGAGCACGCTCCCCGGACGAGGCCTTGCACCTGGCCATCGAACTGTTCGGCGACCTGCGCCACCACCCGCGCATCAGCATCGCTCTCGGTCCGCACGCGCCCTACACGGTGAGCGACGAGAACCTGGAGAAGATCCGGGTGATCGCCGACCAGCTGGACGCACCGCTGCACATGCACATCCACGAGACCGCCAGCGAGGTCGAGCAGGCGCTCAAGGACAACGGCGAGCGGCCGCTGGCGCGCCTCGCGCGCCTGGGCCTGCTGGGCCCGAACCTGCAGGCGGTACACATGACCCAGGTCAGCGACGACGACCTGGCGCTGCTGGTAGAAAGCAACACCAGCGTGATTCACTGCCCCGAATCCAACCTCAAGCTCGCCAGCGGTTTCTGCCCGGTGGAGCGTCTGTGGCAGGCCGGGGTGAACGTGGCCGTCGGTACCGACGGCGCCGCCAGCAACAACGACCTCGACCTGCTCGGTGAAACCCGTACCGCCGCGTTGCTGGCCAAGGCCGTCTCCGGCTCGGCCACCGCCCTGGACGCCCACCGGGCACTGCGCATGGCCACGCTCAACGGCGCCCGGGCGCTGGGGCTGGAAGCGATCACCGGCTCGCTCGAGGTGGGCAAGTCCGCCGACCTGGCCATCTTCGACCTGTCGGGGCTGGCACAGCAACCGGTACACGACCCGGTCTCGCAGCTGATCTACGCCACCGGCCGCGACTGCGTGAAGGATGTCTGGGTCGCCGGACAGCAACTGGTCGAGGACCGCCGCCTGACACGGATGGACGAAGCCGCGCTAGCGGCCAACGCCCGCGCCTGGGGGGCCCGTATCGGCGGGCGCAATGAATGA
- the ubiG gene encoding bifunctional 2-polyprenyl-6-hydroxyphenol methylase/3-demethylubiquinol 3-O-methyltransferase UbiG: MSNVDHAEIAKFEALAHRWWDRESEFKPLHDINPLRVNWIDERVGLAGKKVLDVGCGGGILSEAMAQRGATVTGIDMGEAPLAVAQLHQLESGVAVEYRQITAEALAEEMPGQFDVVTCLEMLEHVPDPSSVIRACYRMVKPGGQVFFSTINRNPKAYLLAIIGAEYVLKMLPRGTHDFKKFIRPSELGAWSRAAGLEVKDIIGLTYNPLTKHYKLCNDVDVNYMIQTLREE, from the coding sequence ATGAGCAACGTCGACCACGCCGAAATCGCCAAGTTCGAAGCCCTGGCCCACCGCTGGTGGGACCGCGAGAGCGAGTTCAAGCCACTGCACGACATCAACCCGCTGCGGGTCAACTGGATCGACGAGCGCGTCGGCCTGGCCGGCAAGAAGGTGCTGGACGTCGGCTGCGGCGGCGGCATCCTCAGCGAGGCGATGGCCCAGCGTGGCGCCACCGTCACCGGCATCGACATGGGCGAGGCGCCGCTGGCGGTGGCCCAGCTGCACCAGCTGGAGTCGGGCGTTGCGGTAGAGTACCGGCAGATCACTGCCGAAGCCCTGGCCGAGGAGATGCCTGGCCAGTTCGACGTGGTCACCTGCCTGGAAATGCTCGAGCACGTACCCGACCCTTCGTCGGTGATTCGCGCCTGCTACCGCATGGTCAAGCCCGGCGGCCAGGTGTTCTTCTCGACCATCAACCGCAACCCCAAGGCCTACCTGCTGGCGATCATCGGCGCCGAATACGTACTGAAGATGCTGCCGCGCGGCACCCACGACTTCAAGAAGTTCATCCGCCCCTCCGAGCTGGGCGCCTGGAGCCGTGCCGCAGGCCTCGAGGTCAAGGACATCATCGGCCTGACCTACAACCCGCTGACCAAGCACTACAAGCTGTGCAACGACGTCGACGTCAACTACATGATCCAGACCCTGCGCGAGGAATGA
- the mupP gene encoding N-acetylmuramic acid 6-phosphate phosphatase MupP translates to MRLRAVLFDMDGTLLDTAPDFIAICQAMLTDRGLPAIDDARIREVISGGARAMVAATFAMDPEADGFEALRLEFLERYQRDCAVHSKLFDGMPELLADIEKGNLLWGVVTNKPVRFAEPIMQRLGLAERSALLICPDHVKNSKPDPEPLILACKTLDLDPASVLFVGDDLRDIESGRDAGTRTAAVRYGYIHPEDNPNNWGADVVVDHPLELRKVIDSALCGC, encoded by the coding sequence ATGCGCCTGCGAGCAGTACTCTTCGACATGGACGGCACCCTGCTGGACACGGCGCCGGACTTCATCGCCATCTGCCAGGCGATGCTCACCGATCGCGGCCTGCCGGCCATCGACGACGCACGTATCCGCGAGGTGATTTCCGGTGGCGCCCGCGCCATGGTCGCCGCGACCTTCGCCATGGACCCCGAGGCCGACGGCTTCGAAGCCCTGCGCCTGGAGTTCCTCGAGCGCTACCAGCGCGATTGCGCGGTGCATAGCAAGCTGTTCGATGGCATGCCGGAGCTGCTGGCCGACATCGAGAAAGGCAACCTGCTGTGGGGCGTGGTCACCAACAAGCCGGTGCGCTTCGCCGAGCCGATCATGCAACGCCTGGGCCTGGCCGAGCGCTCGGCCCTGCTGATCTGCCCGGATCATGTGAAGAACAGCAAGCCCGATCCCGAGCCGCTGATCCTGGCATGCAAGACCCTCGACCTGGACCCGGCCAGCGTCTTGTTCGTCGGCGACGACCTGCGCGACATCGAGTCCGGCCGCGACGCCGGCACCCGCACCGCGGCGGTGCGCTATGGCTACATTCATCCAGAGGACAACCCCAACAACTGGGGTGCCGACGTGGTGGTGGACCACCCGCTGGAACTGCGCAAGGTGATCGACAGCGCGCTGTGCGGCTGCTGA
- a CDS encoding YciK family oxidoreductase: MFDYTARPDLLKGRIILVTGAGRGIGAAAAKAYAALGATVLLLGKTEANLNEVYDQIEAAGHPQPVAIPFNLETALPHQYDELAVMIEDQFGRLDGLLNNASIIGPRTPLEQLSGDNFMRVMHINVNATFMLTSTLLPLLKLSEDASVVFTSSSVGRKGRAYWGAYGVSKFATEGLMQTLADELEGVAPVRSNSINPGATRTAMRAQAYPSENPQNNPLPEDIMPVYLYLMGPDSKDVNGQALNAQ; encoded by the coding sequence ATGTTCGACTACACCGCCCGCCCCGACCTGCTCAAAGGCCGGATCATCCTGGTCACCGGTGCCGGTCGCGGTATCGGCGCCGCCGCCGCCAAGGCCTATGCCGCCCTAGGCGCCACCGTGCTGCTGCTGGGCAAGACCGAAGCCAACCTGAACGAGGTCTACGACCAGATCGAAGCCGCCGGCCACCCGCAGCCGGTGGCGATCCCGTTCAACCTGGAAACCGCCCTGCCCCACCAGTACGACGAACTGGCAGTGATGATCGAGGACCAGTTCGGCCGCCTCGACGGCCTGCTCAACAACGCCTCGATCATTGGCCCGCGCACGCCGCTGGAGCAGCTGTCGGGCGACAACTTCATGCGCGTGATGCACATCAACGTCAACGCCACCTTCATGCTGACCAGCACCTTGCTGCCGCTGCTCAAACTGTCGGAGGACGCTTCGGTGGTGTTCACCTCCAGCAGTGTCGGACGCAAGGGCCGCGCGTACTGGGGCGCCTACGGGGTGTCAAAATTCGCCACCGAAGGCCTGATGCAGACCCTGGCGGACGAACTGGAAGGCGTCGCGCCGGTGCGCTCCAACAGCATCAACCCGGGCGCCACGCGCACGGCGATGCGCGCCCAGGCCTATCCGAGCGAAAACCCGCAGAACAACCCGCTGCCCGAGGACATCATGCCGGTGTACCTGTACCTGATGGGGCCGGACAGCAAGGACGTGAATGGGCAGGCGCTGAACGCGCAGTAA
- a CDS encoding TenA family transcriptional regulator, whose product MIDAFVRIGPLMDPASYPQWAQQLIEDCRESKRRVVEHEFYQRLRDGQLKQSTIRQYLIGGWPVVEQFSLYMAHNLTKTRYARHPGEDMARRWLMRNIRVELNHADYWVHWCQAHGIHLHELQSQEVPPELNGLNDWCWRVCATESLAIAMAATNYAIEGATGEWSAVVCAEDTYAQGFPEDTRKRAMKWLKMHAQYDDAHPWEALEIICTLAGESPTLGLRTELRRAICKSYDCMFLFLERCMQLEGRQQGRLRPALAAG is encoded by the coding sequence GTGATCGACGCGTTCGTAAGGATCGGACCATTGATGGATCCGGCCAGTTATCCGCAGTGGGCCCAACAACTGATTGAGGATTGCCGCGAAAGCAAGCGACGGGTGGTGGAGCATGAGTTCTACCAACGCCTGCGCGATGGCCAGCTCAAGCAGTCGACCATCCGCCAGTACCTGATCGGTGGCTGGCCGGTGGTCGAGCAGTTCTCCCTCTACATGGCCCACAACCTCACCAAGACCCGATACGCCCGGCACCCCGGCGAAGACATGGCGCGCCGCTGGCTGATGCGCAACATCCGCGTCGAGCTCAACCATGCCGACTACTGGGTGCATTGGTGCCAGGCCCATGGCATCCACCTGCATGAGCTGCAGTCCCAGGAAGTGCCGCCCGAGCTCAATGGTTTGAACGACTGGTGTTGGCGGGTATGCGCCACCGAGTCGCTGGCCATTGCCATGGCAGCCACCAACTACGCCATCGAAGGGGCCACCGGCGAATGGTCGGCAGTGGTTTGCGCCGAAGATACCTACGCCCAGGGCTTCCCCGAAGACACCCGCAAGCGCGCCATGAAATGGTTGAAGATGCATGCGCAGTATGACGATGCGCACCCGTGGGAGGCGCTGGAAATCATCTGTACCTTGGCGGGCGAGAGCCCGACCCTGGGGCTGCGCACCGAATTGCGCCGGGCGATCTGCAAGAGCTACGACTGCATGTTCCTGTTCCTGGAGCGTTGCATGCAGCTCGAAGGGCGCCAGCAGGGGCGTCTGCGCCCGGCCTTGGCGGCGGGCTGA
- a CDS encoding EAL domain-containing protein: MKGNRTLEAPRLLGIIWPFVAVVVFQVLLGSLSLYALSAVRAYVAGESLWSKAQKDAIYYLNLYADDRDPLTYARYRRAILVPQGDHNLRLALDRPEPDLEAARQGVLQGGNHPEDVARIIWFYRNFRHISYMETAIEYWDIGDDYLRQLDVLALQMREGFASGKVDAHQVANWKARIVAINDGVTPAAKAFSDALGEGSRMLLKVLMLTNLATALFLIAMAWRRSSKLLAQRQAFASALQEEKERAQITLESIGDAVITADVDGCISYMNPAAEQLTHWQAVQAQGLPLAALFSLLDENAEGDSRTLVEQVLSGSLKGGAEHARLIQRLDGSTVSVNLVGSPILTEGQVSGIVVVLHDMTQERQYIANLSWQATHDALTGLANRREFEYRLEQALNGLARQAGRHSLMFLDLDQFKLVNDTCGHAAGDELLRHICAVLQSGLREGDTLARLGGDEFGVLLENCPPDQAERIAEQLRQAVQSLHFVWKGRPFVTTVSIGLVHIAQVPSTLEASLRAADMACYMAKEKGRNRVQVYHADDSELSMRFGEMAWIQRLHVALEENRFCLYAQEIAPLHPHEGPGHIEILLRLHDESGRTILPDSFIPAAERYGLMTALDRWVVRSVFQVIRQCLDEGREGPLAMCAINLSGSSIGDDKFLEYLQRLFGEFDIPPRLICFEITETSAIANLGSAIRFINELKGLGCKFSLDDFCAGMSSFAYLKHLPVDFLKIDGSFVKDMLDDPINRAMVEVINHIGHVMGKRTIAEFVETPLIEQALQEIGVDYAQGYLIERPQVFTCDSLQRQRIAARPLLHRAPGTFR, encoded by the coding sequence ATGAAGGGAAATCGGACTCTCGAGGCGCCAAGACTGCTGGGCATCATCTGGCCCTTCGTCGCCGTTGTGGTTTTCCAGGTACTGCTGGGCAGTCTGAGCCTTTATGCGTTGTCCGCCGTGCGCGCCTATGTGGCAGGCGAGAGCCTGTGGTCCAAGGCGCAGAAGGACGCCATCTACTACCTCAATCTCTATGCCGATGATCGCGATCCGCTGACCTATGCCCGCTATCGCCGAGCCATCCTGGTGCCCCAGGGCGATCACAACCTGCGCCTGGCCCTGGATCGGCCCGAGCCGGACCTGGAGGCGGCGCGCCAAGGCGTGCTGCAGGGCGGCAACCATCCCGAGGACGTCGCCCGGATCATCTGGTTCTACCGTAACTTTCGCCACATTAGCTATATGGAAACCGCCATCGAGTACTGGGATATCGGTGACGACTACCTGCGTCAACTCGACGTGCTGGCCCTGCAGATGCGCGAAGGGTTTGCCAGTGGCAAGGTCGACGCGCACCAGGTGGCCAACTGGAAGGCGCGCATCGTCGCCATCAATGACGGTGTGACGCCGGCCGCCAAGGCCTTCAGCGATGCCCTGGGCGAAGGCTCGCGGATGCTGCTCAAGGTGCTGATGCTTACCAACCTGGCCACCGCGCTGTTCCTCATCGCCATGGCCTGGCGGCGTTCGAGCAAGCTGCTGGCCCAGCGCCAGGCGTTCGCCAGTGCGTTGCAGGAGGAGAAGGAGCGGGCGCAGATCACCCTGGAGTCGATCGGCGATGCGGTAATCACCGCCGATGTCGATGGATGCATCAGCTACATGAACCCAGCCGCCGAGCAGCTGACCCACTGGCAGGCGGTGCAGGCCCAGGGGTTGCCCCTGGCGGCGCTGTTCAGCCTGCTCGACGAGAATGCCGAAGGTGACAGCCGGACGCTGGTCGAGCAGGTGCTCAGCGGCAGCCTCAAGGGCGGTGCCGAGCACGCCCGGCTGATTCAGCGCCTGGATGGCAGCACGGTGTCGGTCAACCTGGTGGGCTCGCCTATCCTCACCGAGGGGCAGGTCAGTGGCATCGTGGTGGTGTTGCACGACATGACCCAGGAGCGCCAGTACATCGCCAACCTGTCCTGGCAGGCCACCCACGATGCCCTGACCGGGCTGGCCAACCGTCGCGAGTTCGAGTACCGCCTGGAGCAGGCGCTCAATGGTCTGGCCCGCCAGGCCGGACGGCATTCGCTGATGTTCCTCGACCTGGATCAGTTCAAGCTGGTCAACGACACCTGTGGCCATGCCGCCGGCGACGAACTGCTGCGGCATATCTGCGCAGTGCTGCAGTCGGGCCTGCGCGAGGGCGACACCTTGGCGCGCCTGGGGGGCGACGAGTTCGGCGTGCTGTTGGAAAACTGCCCTCCGGACCAGGCCGAGCGCATCGCCGAGCAGTTGCGCCAAGCCGTGCAGAGCCTGCATTTCGTGTGGAAAGGCAGGCCCTTCGTCACCACGGTCAGTATCGGTCTGGTGCATATCGCCCAGGTGCCCAGCACTCTGGAGGCATCGTTGCGCGCGGCGGACATGGCCTGCTACATGGCCAAGGAGAAAGGGCGCAACCGGGTGCAGGTCTATCACGCCGACGACAGCGAGCTGTCCATGCGCTTCGGTGAAATGGCCTGGATCCAGCGCCTGCACGTGGCGCTGGAGGAGAACCGCTTCTGCCTCTATGCCCAGGAAATCGCCCCTTTGCATCCCCACGAGGGGCCGGGGCATATCGAAATCCTCTTGCGCTTGCACGACGAAAGCGGGCGCACCATCCTCCCCGACAGTTTCATTCCCGCAGCCGAGCGCTACGGCCTGATGACCGCGCTCGATCGCTGGGTGGTGCGCAGCGTGTTCCAGGTGATTCGCCAGTGCCTGGACGAGGGGCGGGAAGGGCCGTTGGCCATGTGCGCCATCAACCTCTCGGGCTCGAGCATCGGCGACGACAAGTTCCTCGAGTACCTGCAGCGCCTGTTTGGCGAGTTCGACATTCCGCCACGGCTGATCTGTTTTGAAATTACCGAAACCAGTGCCATCGCCAATCTAGGCAGCGCAATCCGGTTCATCAATGAATTGAAAGGATTGGGCTGCAAATTCTCGCTGGACGACTTCTGCGCCGGAATGTCGTCATTCGCCTATTTGAAGCATTTGCCTGTAGACTTCCTGAAGATCGACGGAAGTTTCGTCAAGGACATGCTCGATGACCCGATCAACCGGGCGATGGTCGAAGTGATCAATCACATCGGCCACGTCATGGGTAAAAGGACCATCGCCGAGTTCGTCGAGACGCCACTGATCGAGCAGGCTTTGCAGGAGATCGGCGTGGACTACGCCCAGGGATATCTGATCGAACGCCCGCAAGTGTTCACTTGCGACAGCCTGCAGCGCCAACGGATTGCCGCGAGGCCCCTTCTGCACCGGGCGCCGGGGACCTTTCGCTGA